The Fusobacterium necrophorum subsp. necrophorum genome includes the window AAAAAATACATAAAAATAAATATCGGATGATTTGATAGAAAAAGAGAGAGAAATCCTTTTTGACTTCTCTCCTTCTCTTTATCTATATTCTCGATAAAAATCTTCGAGCAATTGCTCTGTATCCAAATTATCTTTTTCAATGTCTTTATAATATCGATAAGTTCCTACCATAAGTTCATGACATGCTGCTTCATCTGCGACAATAATTCCTTTTTCATGTAATTGTAGGGCAGAAATCGTCCAAAGATGATTAACTCCTTCTTCAATTCCTTTATGCAAGGCTCGTGCTTTTTTTAAGCCGTTTACCATAATCAGAACTTCTTTTGCCTCCAAGATTGTACCAACTCCAACAGTTAAAGCCAGTTTGGGAACCTTTGTTATGTCATTATTAAAAAATCTTGCATTTGCCAAAATGGTGTCTGTCGTCAATTCTTTACTTCTGGTTCGAGAACTCAAAGAAGAACCCGGTTCGTTAAAAGCAATATGTCCATCTTCTCCGACCCCTCCCAAGAAAAGATGAATTCCTCCCGCTTTTTTTATTTTTTCTTCATATTCTTGGCATTCTTTGACATAATCTTCTGCCATTCCGTCTAAAATATTAATATTTTCTTTCGGAATGTCGATATGGTCAAAAAAATGATGTTTCATATAGTAGTGATAGCTTTGTTTATTTGTTGCTTCCAATCCCACATATTCATCCATATTAAAAGTGATGACATTTTCAAACGATAGTAAGCCATCTTGATAAAATTGAATCAATCTTTTATACATTCCCAGAGGAGTTCCTCCGGTTGGCAAGCCTAATACAAACGGTTTCTCTTTTGTAGGCTGAAATTCTTTGATTTTTCTTGCTACGTATACAGCAGTCCAATCAACTACATTTTTTTCTGTAATAACAACTCGCATATTTCCTCCTTATAGTTTAAAATTTTTGACTATTTCCATAGCTTCCAATATATTTTCTTCCATCTCTTTATTTTCTAAAATCAATCGGACATACAACATATCAATGACTGTCATTTGTGAAATTCTTGGAGAAAGAGCCGTTGCTCTAAAATTTTTATTTAATTCCACTGTATTTAAAGAAATCTCTCCTAAGTCACGAATGGGATTTCCTGCAATGGTAGTCAAAGTGATAATCAAAATTCCTCGCTCTTTTGCTTTTTTCGTAATTTCATAGACTTCCTTCGTCTTTCCACTATAAGAAATGACAAATAAAATATCCTTTGCTCCCATGGTTGATAACAAGCTAAGCTGTATATGAAAGTCCATTTCAAACACAACATCTTTTCCCAATTCCAGAAGTTTATAGGATAAATCTTTCGCAACAACTCCTGAAAATCCGGCACCGAGTATCATAATTCTTTTCGCCTTCTCCAATGCTTTTATTGCTTTTTCCAGTTCTGTAAAATCTAAAAGAGAATAGGTATCTTCAATTGCCCTGACATTTTCATGAGCCACTTTTTGGCATACTTCTTGTAGACTGTCATCGGAATCGATTTCACTATCGATAATGTTGACTTGTTTTTTTGCAGAACGAACTCCAATGTCTTGGCTTAGAGAAAGTTTAAAATCAGGATAACCGGAAAAGCCTATTTTTTTTGCAAAACGAACGATAGAAGCCTGACTTGTTTTACAAATCTTTGCGACTTGATAAGTTGTCAATTGTTTTACCTCTTCCGGATGATTTAAAATATAGTTTGCTATTTTTTGTTCCATTTTACTAAAATTTTCACGCATCATCTTTAGTTTTAAAATTACACTCATTCTTTCTTACCACCTTAGTTTTATTTCGCTTTTCCCGTAGTTTCAACTCTTTTTGTATGCTATTCAAAACATTTCGTTTCTGTAAAGTCCACAGAGGAGCAAGAAGGGTCTCTTTTTCTCCATCTCCTGTCAACCTATGGATGACTATATTATATGATAAATTCTCCAAGATTGTAACCACTTTTTTCACAAATTCTTCTTTTTTTTGTATTTTTATTTCATGATTGAGATAAAGTTGTTCCAAATATGTGTTTTTTTGTATGTATAGACAATGAATTTTTATTCCCCATGTTCCACATTCTTGAGCATAGAGAGCTGTTTGTAAGCCGTCTTCTTCCTTTTCTTTCGGGAGTCCTAAAAGAATATGAGTTACAAATTTGATCCCATATTTTTTTAGCCGGGAACAGGCTTCCGTATAAACGGAAAGAGGATAACCTCTATGAAAAAATTCCGCCACCTCCTCATTAATTGTCTGCAAGCCCAATTCAACCCATAAAAAAGTTTTTTCCTGAAACTCCTCCAATAAGTGTAAGACTTCTTCGCCCAAACAATCAGGACGAGTTGCAATGGCAAGTCCCATAACTCGAGGATGTGTAAGAGCTTCTTCATATCGTTTCCGTAAAGTATCGACATCAGCATAGGTATTGGTAAAATTTTGAAAATAGGCAATTACTCTTCCTGTGGGAAATTTTTTTGAAATGAGCACCAATTGTTCTTCTATTTGCTGATAAATATTTTTATGTCTATCTCCTGTGAATTCTCCACTTCCTTCCTCACTACAAAAGATACATCCTCCAAATCCGATACTTCCGTCTCGATTGGGGCAAGTAAATCCGCCATCCAAAGAAACTTTATATATTTTTTCCCCGAAATGATCTTGAAAATAATCATTCAAAGAATAAAACCTTCCCATAAATACAACTCCTTTTTTCTTTCTAATCTATTCTAGCATAGAAGATATTTTTATGCTAGAATAAGTATGAGAAAATAAAAGGAGAGGATAGGAAATGAAACATCAAATTTTGCTAATCAATACAGGTGGAACCATTGGAATGATAGGAGAACCCTTGCACCCTAGTAAAAACTGGAAAGAAGTCACAAAAAATCATCCCATTCTATGGGATTTTTTGGTTGATTACTATCAAATGCAAAATCTGGTCGATTCTTCGGATATGAACCCGAGCATCTGGTTGGAATTGACAAAAATTATAAAAGAAAATTACGATAATTATAAGGGTTTTGTCATTCTGCATGGAACGGACACAATGTCCTATACTGCTTCCATTCTTTCTTTTCTCTGTAAAAATTTGGGAAAACCGATTATTTTAACCGGTTCTCAAGTTCCTCTTGCAAAACCGAGAAGCGATGCTTTACAAAACTTAATCACAGCCATTCAAATTGCTTCCCAATATGAAATTCCGGAAGTCTGCATCTTATTTCGAGATACTTTACTTCGAGGAAATCGTTCCAAAAAAGTAGATGCTACCAATTATTTTGGTTTTTCTTCTCCTAATTATCCCGTCCTTGGGGAAATCGGTGCTGAAATTAAAATTTCATGGGATAAGATTCTGCCTCCTCCAAAAGAGCACTTTCGACTGGAGGAAGAGCTTTCTCCCAATATTTTAGTCTTAGAAATTTTTCCGGGAATGAAGGTCGAGTTCTATCGCAGCATCCTACAATCTCAAATCAAGGGGATTATCTTAAAAACCTTTGGAAATGGAAATGCACCTACTTCTCCTTCTTTTTTGAGCTTTTTGAAAGAATTACAGGAAAGAAAAATTCCGGTTATCAATGTGACACAGTGTATCCGTGGAAGTGTAGAGCATGGAAAATATGCTTGTAGCCAGAATTTTCTCTCCTTGGGAGTGATTTCTGCCAAAGATATGACAACAGAAGCCAGTATCACAAAATTGATGTATTTGCTTGGAAAAAAATATAGTTATGAAGAAATTCAAGAGAATTTTCAAAAGAATTTTGCAGGAGAAATTTCTTAAAAAACTATTACAAATACTTAAAATTCAGCCAGAACTATAGAATAAGAGTTTATAGATAAGTTTGTATAAATTTAAAAACCTTCTAGAGATATGTTACTATGAGAACATAGACTAGAAGGTTTTTTCTTTTAAGATTTTTTAGCAATACTACTTATCAAAAACTCTAATAAATCCTATAAAAACTGTCCTAAACTATCTATCAGAAAGTTTTAAAAAGAATATTGTAACCCTATTGTAGTAGAGATATTGGTTTTATCTTTTACTAAAGGAGAGTTGGTAATTTCTTTTGAATAATTTGTGGCCGATACTGAAGTAAATATAGAGAACGGCTCTGTAATTTGATATTCTAAAGAAGCTTCTGCACCATAAGAATAAGATGCCTTCGGAGAATAAACTTTAGTTAACTTTCCACCAAAGTCTTCCTTATGCACTCCAAAATAATAATTTGTGAAATTTTTAGAATATATCGTATAATTAAGACCTGTTGTAAAAAATAAGTTTTCCGTAAGAGGAAAACTTAAACTAAGATCTGCTCCGGTTGAACTTCCTCTTTTTCCTCCTTGCGCGAAGATGGAAGTTTGAAAATTATCTTTAAAGTAAGTAATTCTTCCTCCTCCAACAATTTGACTTCTTCTTGTTTGAATACTTTTATATTCTTTTTGCATTTCTTTCCCTTTGACAGGATATCCATCTAAAAAATCAAAATATCCGGAAATTAGAAAATTGTCGTGAACTTGAAATTGGTATCCCAGCTCGGATTGATTGATGTAAAAATCTTTGTAATTTACTGAAATAAGAGGTAAGACAGAATATTTTTCTTTTGCACTTACCTTATATATTTCTTTTGCATGAGAAGCTGTAATTCCTAAATTTACTCCTGACATTTTTTCTTCTGCATAACTAAATGCAGCGAATGAACAAAAAATTGCTATTATAAAATTTTTTTTCATAATATCCTCCTTCTATATCTAAAATTTATATTCAAAACCTAATGAATACGAAATATTTTGATTTTTAACTCCTGCAATATTCTTTTCCGTTGATACCTCTCCTTCATCGGAAGTAGATACCACCGTCGATTTTCTGTTTTTAAAGTGTTTTACAATTTCCACTCCCGCTTTTAAGGATAAAGCTTCATTCCAATGATATTTTAGCAACAAATTGGAAGAAAGATATTTCATATTTTTATATCTTTCTATAGTCTCCATACTTCCTCTTTCCAAATGTCTGTCGACTGCCTTTACTCTTCCCCAAAATCCTCCATTTAAGTTCCAAGCCATCTCCCAATTTGAATTTGGAGCATAAACTATTTTTATTCCAATATATGGATTTATGAAACGTTGTCTGTAAGTAATACTTTTTTGATTATCTCCTGGTAAGAGAACAGCTCCTATCCCGGGAATATAATTCAACTGATTTCCTGATAAGGCATAAAAATCATATTTATCATAGTTTATTCCTAGTAAGGGAGCAAAACTGAACTTTTCTGTTCTTTTTAAATAATATTTTACTGAAAGATCCATTCCCATAATATTTTTTATATAATTTTTATTTTTACTGAAGTTTGATAAGCTTCCTCTATCTTTATCTTTTGGAACGTAATAAACAGTATAAGTTCCATCTTCTTTATCCTTTTCTATTACATCTCCCTCTTTAGCCTTTTTTTTAGCTTCTTCTTCGGTTGCTATTTTATTTAGATAGGGAATTTTCTCTTCTGTATCCGGAGTGGAAAACCAATCGTAGTCTTTCATATAGCTGCTTCGATAATGATTTGAAATATTTTTCTTTCCGGAAATAGAAAATTCCCAATTATTAAAAGTGTAATCATAGCCTAATTTCAAGATAGGTATATTTTTAATTTTCCAGTCTAAATAACTGATTTTATCTCCATTTGGATGATAAACATACTCTCCCGCCTTCCCGTTCATCATTTGAATATCTGCAGAAATTTTTCCTTCCCCGGCATACATAATACTCGAAATTCCGAGACATCCGATAAAAAGTATTCTTTTCATAACTCTTTCCTCCTTAAAGTATATATTTTTTCATTTTTGTATGATAATATACTTTTCTACATCTTTCAATTTTTTTCTTTTTTTCTTAATATTTTATTCCCATTCTTTTTTCTTTCTCACTTCTTTATAAAAAATATCCTATGATACCTGCTCCAAAAACATCGGTGATTGCATGTGCCAGAAAAAAAGGAAACAAATTTTTTTCTTCCATCTTAGTATAAAGCATATAATAAATGCTTCCAAGTAGGAAACCGATTGCAATAGCTGACAGATTTCCCTGATAGGTATGAAAAGAATAACGTATAAATAAAGAATATATAAAGTAATAACTTCTTTTTTCCGGTATTACACTCAAACAAACACCTAAAAAGAAAATTTCCTCATAGAAACCATTTAATATGGAGTATAGGATTAAAGACAAATCTATATCAGAAAAGTGAAAAAAGAAAGAACTATCTTTTGGCATTTCATAAAAAATGGAATTATCAGAGATAAATTGTGAAACTAGCATGAAATAAAAATCAAATAATAATGCAACCCCTACAAATAAAATGATTCCTGTCAAAACGGCTTTTAAATTTATTGTTATCTTCCACTGTGAAAAATTGAAGTTCCGAAAATATAGGTATAAAAAAGCTATTCCTAGCAATAATGTTTGAAATAAGAATGCTTGCCAATTCAATGTAGTTGTAAACTCTTGAATTTCAGTCATATTTTTATCTGTAAGATGAAAAAAAGTAGAAAAAGATGTTACTATAAAACTGGAAAACATTATGACAGTGATTAAGAATACATCCCAGCATTTTAAATAATGTAATTTCCTTTTTTTTCTGTTCAAAATATCTTTATATATCATTTTTATATACTCCAATCCGTTTATTTTTCTCTTCTTATTCATTTGGCTCGAACTTTTCCGGAACAAATTGATCCCTCATATTTTATAAATATCTCATAATACAAGTAAAAGATAAGAATAAGTTGAACTACTATACTCACTATGCTTCCTTCCACTCCGAACTTTCCTCCTGACAGCCATGAAGGTCCCTGAGTCGTGACAGGAATAAATGCATTGCCTGTATTTGTTCCGCTCACCGGAAAGGAAAAGACATTTCCTTGAAAACAATTCCAGGCTGCATGAAAGCCGCTAATTCCCCATATATTTTCTGTTTTTATCCTGTATAGTACTGCAAATATTCCAAAGAGAAATAAATCTAATAAAGGTAACAGAGAAATTCCATCATTTTCCAAGTGCATCCAAGTAAAAAAAGAGGAAGAAATTAAGATTCCAATAAAAATATTTATTTTCTTAGAAATACTGCCAAAAAGCCATCCTCGGGTAAGGACTTCTTCCGCATTTCCTTGAATGGACCAAGCAAGGAACAAGAAGAAAAAACGACAAATGAGCTGAGGAGTGATTTGAATCCCGTCTATTTTCACTGCACCAAGGGACATCATCAAAATAACACAAAGAGACAAGACAATTCCACCTAATAGCCATCCTTTCAAAAAATGTTTCAAAGCATTTTTTCTCATAAAACCGAAAGTTTCCCATGAGAGTTTTTGAATTTTTCTTCCCCAGAAGACGACAAGTCCGGTTATAAAAATAAAACTTGATAACTCCACCAAAAGTATCATCCAATCTGTTTCCGGGAAGAATTTAAATATTAATTCTCCATAGAATAGGGTAAGTAACTCTGATAAGAAAAGTATAATTTTTCCTGTTAATAGAGTTAGTAGCAAAAATAAATAAGAATTTTTTAAAATTTTTTTTAGTATCGTTTTAATCTGTAACATTTTTCACCTATTTTTTAGTATTTTTATTTTTAATATATTTTATTACATGGGATGTTAAATTTTCATTAAGAAATTATCTATTTTTTTAAGAAATATCCTTCCCCTATTTTATTGATAATAGGATTATAGCCCAAAATTGCCTTTATCTTTTTTCTAAGAGAGGCTAAATGGACTCTTATGGAATTACTAAAGTAATCCACTTCACTATCCCATGCATGAGCTAATAAATTTTCTGCTGTTACAACTTTATCTTGATTAAAGAGTAAATATTCTATGATTGCCGTTTCTTTTTTTGTCAAAGTCACTTCTTCTTCATTCGCATAAAGAATTCTTTTTTGGGTATCAAATCGAAGCTTTCCACAAGTTAGCATTATTTTTTCCAATCGAAAATTTCTTCTAAGTAAGGCTTTTACCCTTATTTCTAATTCTTTAAAATAAAAAGGTTTTGTCAAGTAATCACTAGCTCCTAAATCAAAACCTTCTACTTTTGTTTCAAGGCTTGCATTTGCCGTTAATATTAGCACTTTAGGATTTTCTTTACTTTGATTTAAATATTTTAATATTTCAAAACCTGATATATCTGGAAGATTTAAATCAAAAATAAATAGGTCATACTCTTCATAATCAATATACTCCATTGCCTTTTTTCCACAGGAAGCTAAATCCACATAATATCCTGATGAGCGTAGCCCTTCCCCTATTGTTTCTAACAATTCTTTTTCGTCTTCCACTAATAATATTTTCATATTTCCTCCTCTCTTACTGTTTTGGGAAAGCGTATTTCTATCAAAGTTCCTCTTGGGTGATTTTGAGATACCATAATTTTTGCTCTATGGTGTTCGAAAACTTTTTTGGAAAAAGAAAGTCCCATTCCTATCCCATCTTTTTTCAATTTTTCAAAATCCTTTCCTCTAAAAAATGGTTCAAATATGGATTTTCTCTCCGTATCATTCACTCCTATTCCTGTATCTGCTATTTTTATGTGAATATTTTCCAAGCTTTCTTTAAGCTCAAGTTCCACTCTACCTCCACGATAATTATATTTAATGGCATTATCTAATAAATTAAAAAATGCTTGATATAGCAAAGTATAATTTCCTATAATATTAAATTTACTATTTCCTGTTTCTTCTTCTTGAAAGTCTTTTATCGTGCATTCCAATTTAATATTTTCTTGAAATGCTTTTTCTTCAAAATCCACGATTAAATCTTCCAGCAAAATATCTAAGGGAATCTTTTCTTTTAATTCCATCCTTTCCACATGGGATAATTCTAAAATTTTATGAATAATATTACTCAATTTTACAACCTGTTTTAAGACAATAGATAACAATTCTTCCACTTCATTTTTATCATAAGACTTCATACGAAATACTTCTATTTTAGTCTGTAAAACAGTCAATGGAGTTTTTAATTCATGAGCTATATAGGAAGACAGATTTTTTTGTGTTTCAAAAGATTTTTTCAATTTATACATCATATGATTGAAAGAAAGGATTAAACTATTAATTTCCTCTGTATTGGATAAGATTTCTATGGATTCGTTCAAATTTTGCCTCTCCACTCTGTCCATATGTTCTGATACTTTTTTTAATGGCATTAGAAATCTGCCCAAAAGAATATAAGTCAATAGAGTCCCTGAAATAATATTAAAAATAGCAAACAAGTAACCATAGACTTTCAACTTTCCACTAAAATTATCAACATTGTCAAGATTATATATTTCAATTGTCATATCGTCTATTGGAATTACAATG containing:
- the nagB gene encoding glucosamine-6-phosphate deaminase, yielding MRVVITEKNVVDWTAVYVARKIKEFQPTKEKPFVLGLPTGGTPLGMYKRLIQFYQDGLLSFENVITFNMDEYVGLEATNKQSYHYYMKHHFFDHIDIPKENINILDGMAEDYVKECQEYEEKIKKAGGIHLFLGGVGEDGHIAFNEPGSSLSSRTRSKELTTDTILANARFFNNDITKVPKLALTVGVGTILEAKEVLIMVNGLKKARALHKGIEEGVNHLWTISALQLHEKGIIVADEAACHELMVGTYRYYKDIEKDNLDTEQLLEDFYREYR
- a CDS encoding MurR/RpiR family transcriptional regulator, which translates into the protein MSVILKLKMMRENFSKMEQKIANYILNHPEEVKQLTTYQVAKICKTSQASIVRFAKKIGFSGYPDFKLSLSQDIGVRSAKKQVNIIDSEIDSDDSLQEVCQKVAHENVRAIEDTYSLLDFTELEKAIKALEKAKRIMILGAGFSGVVAKDLSYKLLELGKDVVFEMDFHIQLSLLSTMGAKDILFVISYSGKTKEVYEITKKAKERGILIITLTTIAGNPIRDLGEISLNTVELNKNFRATALSPRISQMTVIDMLYVRLILENKEMEENILEAMEIVKNFKL
- a CDS encoding TIGR01212 family radical SAM protein (This family includes YhcC from E. coli K-12, an uncharacterized radical SAM protein.); the encoded protein is MGRFYSLNDYFQDHFGEKIYKVSLDGGFTCPNRDGSIGFGGCIFCSEEGSGEFTGDRHKNIYQQIEEQLVLISKKFPTGRVIAYFQNFTNTYADVDTLRKRYEEALTHPRVMGLAIATRPDCLGEEVLHLLEEFQEKTFLWVELGLQTINEEVAEFFHRGYPLSVYTEACSRLKKYGIKFVTHILLGLPKEKEEDGLQTALYAQECGTWGIKIHCLYIQKNTYLEQLYLNHEIKIQKKEEFVKKVVTILENLSYNIVIHRLTGDGEKETLLAPLWTLQKRNVLNSIQKELKLREKRNKTKVVRKNECNFKTKDDA
- a CDS encoding asparaginase, whose amino-acid sequence is MKHQILLINTGGTIGMIGEPLHPSKNWKEVTKNHPILWDFLVDYYQMQNLVDSSDMNPSIWLELTKIIKENYDNYKGFVILHGTDTMSYTASILSFLCKNLGKPIILTGSQVPLAKPRSDALQNLITAIQIASQYEIPEVCILFRDTLLRGNRSKKVDATNYFGFSSPNYPVLGEIGAEIKISWDKILPPPKEHFRLEEELSPNILVLEIFPGMKVEFYRSILQSQIKGIILKTFGNGNAPTSPSFLSFLKELQERKIPVINVTQCIRGSVEHGKYACSQNFLSLGVISAKDMTTEASITKLMYLLGKKYSYEEIQENFQKNFAGEIS
- a CDS encoding MipA/OmpV family protein — its product is MKKNFIIAIFCSFAAFSYAEEKMSGVNLGITASHAKEIYKVSAKEKYSVLPLISVNYKDFYINQSELGYQFQVHDNFLISGYFDFLDGYPVKGKEMQKEYKSIQTRRSQIVGGGRITYFKDNFQTSIFAQGGKRGSSTGADLSLSFPLTENLFFTTGLNYTIYSKNFTNYYFGVHKEDFGGKLTKVYSPKASYSYGAEASLEYQITEPFSIFTSVSATNYSKEITNSPLVKDKTNISTTIGLQYSF
- a CDS encoding omptin family outer membrane protease, translated to MKRILFIGCLGISSIMYAGEGKISADIQMMNGKAGEYVYHPNGDKISYLDWKIKNIPILKLGYDYTFNNWEFSISGKKNISNHYRSSYMKDYDWFSTPDTEEKIPYLNKIATEEEAKKKAKEGDVIEKDKEDGTYTVYYVPKDKDRGSLSNFSKNKNYIKNIMGMDLSVKYYLKRTEKFSFAPLLGINYDKYDFYALSGNQLNYIPGIGAVLLPGDNQKSITYRQRFINPYIGIKIVYAPNSNWEMAWNLNGGFWGRVKAVDRHLERGSMETIERYKNMKYLSSNLLLKYHWNEALSLKAGVEIVKHFKNRKSTVVSTSDEGEVSTEKNIAGVKNQNISYSLGFEYKF
- a CDS encoding CPBP family glutamic-type intramembrane protease; its protein translation is MIYKDILNRKKRKLHYLKCWDVFLITVIMFSSFIVTSFSTFFHLTDKNMTEIQEFTTTLNWQAFLFQTLLLGIAFLYLYFRNFNFSQWKITINLKAVLTGIILFVGVALLFDFYFMLVSQFISDNSIFYEMPKDSSFFFHFSDIDLSLILYSILNGFYEEIFFLGVCLSVIPEKRSYYFIYSLFIRYSFHTYQGNLSAIAIGFLLGSIYYMLYTKMEEKNLFPFFLAHAITDVFGAGIIGYFL
- a CDS encoding type II CAAX endopeptidase family protein; this encodes MLQIKTILKKILKNSYLFLLLTLLTGKIILFLSELLTLFYGELIFKFFPETDWMILLVELSSFIFITGLVVFWGRKIQKLSWETFGFMRKNALKHFLKGWLLGGIVLSLCVILMMSLGAVKIDGIQITPQLICRFFFLFLAWSIQGNAEEVLTRGWLFGSISKKINIFIGILISSSFFTWMHLENDGISLLPLLDLFLFGIFAVLYRIKTENIWGISGFHAAWNCFQGNVFSFPVSGTNTGNAFIPVTTQGPSWLSGGKFGVEGSIVSIVVQLILIFYLYYEIFIKYEGSICSGKVRAK
- a CDS encoding response regulator transcription factor, encoding MKILLVEDEKELLETIGEGLRSSGYYVDLASCGKKAMEYIDYEEYDLFIFDLNLPDISGFEILKYLNQSKENPKVLILTANASLETKVEGFDLGASDYLTKPFYFKELEIRVKALLRRNFRLEKIMLTCGKLRFDTQKRILYANEEEVTLTKKETAIIEYLLFNQDKVVTAENLLAHAWDSEVDYFSNSIRVHLASLRKKIKAILGYNPIINKIGEGYFLKK
- a CDS encoding HAMP domain-containing sensor histidine kinase; this encodes MKKKKSMQIQLTVLVGGILSISNIVLIFLLNYALSFILKDIVIPIDDMTIEIYNLDNVDNFSGKLKVYGYLFAIFNIISGTLLTYILLGRFLMPLKKVSEHMDRVERQNLNESIEILSNTEEINSLILSFNHMMYKLKKSFETQKNLSSYIAHELKTPLTVLQTKIEVFRMKSYDKNEVEELLSIVLKQVVKLSNIIHKILELSHVERMELKEKIPLDILLEDLIVDFEEKAFQENIKLECTIKDFQEEETGNSKFNIIGNYTLLYQAFFNLLDNAIKYNYRGGRVELELKESLENIHIKIADTGIGVNDTERKSIFEPFFRGKDFEKLKKDGIGMGLSFSKKVFEHHRAKIMVSQNHPRGTLIEIRFPKTVREEEI